The Ziziphus jujuba cultivar Dongzao chromosome 5, ASM3175591v1 genome segment GCTCAAGAAACCCAtctgttgctttctagtatttCCGAAAAGTTTATTAATCCATGGAAAGAAAAAGTTGTTTCAATCACTGTAACAAAACACAATTATAAGGAAAATTTTGTACAGTAATCAGTGTTCATATTACTTTATTCCAAAGTTTTGTGAATTACGGTTTTTTCTTAAGCTATCTTTGTAGCTAACAAGGTTCCGGAGCAAGCATGTGGTCTTTCCtagttctttttatttatctatttttatttattttagtctcCTAGTCTGTTTATCGAAAATAAGATGAACAAGTTGCCAACCCACTAAAGGATAAATTAATGCTTCTTCAGAAATTAGAAAGATCCCTACTTGATGCTTCTTCACCAGTTTACCACCAAGTTAAATCAAGTAGACCAAGGACCAGTTATAGTGGCCCTAATAATTTCAAACGGTCGAAAAACCATTTCAATTCCATCATTCCGACCATATTTTGCAGTTTGCAAATTGGATACTCAATACATGCTTGCCAATTTTGACATTGCCTTATGGAGGTCTCAGAAAAGACTAGAAGCGGACTGAAAAACTGAGGTGGGTGATATCAGAAGAAACAAATAGTAGCTTTCCTTGCGATATTCTTCTGCAAGCTCGTTCGCTTGCTTTGTTTAATCAGCATTCAAGCCTTGCTAATTAAAGTGCGAGGAAAGAACAATAGGGATTCTCCACTGTAGTCTTCTAAGCTATAAATTTGCTGTCAGAGTTTACTTTTGAACAATTCCAAATGATACAGGAGAAAATGCAGTTAAAGCATTGTTTTAAGTGATGAAAGCAATAAATCAGAGGATGCTTTCACTTATATATTTTCAGCCAATAAAATACTGGAGAAAGCAGGTGAAAAATGATAAGCTAGAAAAATCTCTAGTGCGGGCAAGGCAAACAAGtagacaaaataatatatcataaataTGTTGATGATCTGTTATATATTACAACAAagagataaaagtaaaataaaataaaaataaaaataaaagattcatGTAATTGAAGATCAACCCACATCTCATCTAGACAaccgaaaaaagaaaacaacacgTACTTAGAAATCAAGAGGAAAAAATTACATAGCACCAAAGCTatcaaagaaaatagaaatttggcaaaactcTCACTGGCCCCAGCATCAACGGTAATACACTGCTGAAGTGTTAGAATATCCATCATACATAGATTGGGATCCATCAGAATTCAAGGCCATCGAAGTGGCAGCAGCCTGACTTAATGCAAGTTGGCGCTGATAAGCCAACAACTCAGCTGGAGAATAGCCTTGGTTCAAACCGGCTGCTGGAAGGATCTGATACGGATGAGCAGGAGGAGGTAATGGATTTGAACTTGTACCGGGAGGCGTTGGTTTGCTACCCCAAGAGCACTGCATGCATGTACAAATACACAAATCAGTGCATGTTTTCACCGAAGGGGAAAATATAATGTTCATAGTTTTAACTACTGGTTTGAGGAGGTGTTCTCGTGCTTGTACACAAGCATTGGAGCCACAAAGTACTGCGTTCGGACGGTGaccataaaaatttttaaaaaataaataaataataaaaataaataaataaagaagaagaaaacctgCCCACGCAGATTTAGTACCTTCATAGTCTTTCCACGAACAATCCTCCCATTAGCCATTTGAATAGCCAATGCTGCTTCTTCATGAGTATTGTATCTCACAAATCCAAAACCTTTATCCCTCTGGACACGTACTTCCTCAATAACCCCAGCCCCAAGAGCATGAAACTGACAGTGGAGTTCAGCTTGAGTTACCTAAGCACACATAAATTTTCAAGGGTGTTAATATAAAGGTTTCTTTTTGTGGGTTCTTACCAATTATTTATAAGAAATGACTTTTGACTAACAAACAAGTAAAGATGATCGTGCAAGTGACAAATCATAATCATTCAAGTGAAGTAAGCCACTAATTACTAAAAGGTTATAAAACCAGTCCCTTCCAGGGATATCCGATAAAAAAGGTCATAAAACTAGGGGaagcataattaattaaaaaatgaaacctAGTTATCATATtctataatatttaaaagatcAATTACCCAAAGAACAGTTTTTCGTGGTTTATACTTATATGTAGTAaccttgattttttattttgttaatgatAAACATAGCAATACAACACTGCAATGATAACAGTTTTGCTAATTCCCCTGTTTTAATTACCTCATGGGACAGATTGCCAACATAAACAGTAGTGTATGCCGGATTATTTTCAGGGACCTCTTCATTGGAATTCTCCTGACCTCCATCTTTGaaacaaagaaacagaaaaatgaaaaatcaacatTAGGTTTCAAACAGTCCCAAAGCATTCAAAATCATGTCAACGCAAGTTAGACAACCTCTGTTATAATTCACCAGAATCCAACAGTATGTGGTCCAATTGAATCAAAAGTTATCCTACCTGTAGATCCACTAGTAAGTACAACTGCATTTTGATTTTCGTTTATCTGTTTTTCTTCATTGGACCCAGTAGTTTTAGCTGCCCAGTTGCATCTGATTTGCCTATTTCCAAGCCATTTGCCTACAAGATAGTACAATACAAAATAGATCTaacattgaacaaaaatataacaatGGAATTCATTAATGAATAAAAGTTAGAAACATGgacaaaacaaattattaaacatattaCCAGTTAGATCATTAATGGCACTCTGTGCATCCTGCAAAACATTTCCACAAGGTACTTATCAGTACAATGCTTATCATATTATCAAGAAGGAATTGTCAACTTAAACAGTGAAAACATTTTGCATATTGGCAACCAGACCTCTAGAGTGACTCCAACCAGATTTGGTCCTGATAAATAAATAGGCCATTTACTGTGTCTCCATTCCactaattaaaaaactatatttttccaaaatccCAATTTTCTCTCTAATAGTGAAATATAATACTTTGCGTATCTCCATGTTCACTGATtaaacaaagagaattatttTTACCTAAAGCTTCCCAGTCTAGTAACAAGATAGAAATTACCTGCTGGTTACGGAAAGAAACAAATCCATATCCTTTTGAGCGGCCAGTTTTGTGGTCCCACATGACTCTTGCAtcactgcaaaaataaaatggggAGAGGGGGCGCGGGGAGggaggaagagaaaaaaaggtACCTTTAACCAAGCATCAGAAGAATTCTTCATTAAATAAGTTGATAAACATCACAGACCAGCGAAAAAATGCACAAgattaaacaattaattagaAAATGTCATATCCCTATTATCTTGCTGTCTTGTGCATGTTTCTGGCGGTAAGTGAAGAGAAAATATAGAACCTGATGTCCTTGCTCTGGTATACATTTGATACAAATGGATAAAACAAGAAATGACCAAAGCAATGAGAAACTCACGAACAACTATTGTAGACGGAGAAGCATGCATATAAAGTTGCATCAGTAACCTCGGGACTCAGATCaccaacaaaaatattgaagtgTCCTGATGGTTATAAAATTTCCTAAAAGATATGAGCCCATGAACGTActaatgataattttaaaagtaacattatccaaaaagtgaaaaagaattGACAGTTAATGTAACCTGAAGTATCCTCTCTCTGGTTACTGGCATAAGCCCAATTCACTTTAAGTGCCTGGCCATACCTGCAAGATTTAGGGGGAGAAAAACATTATAACTGATACTAAGAAAAGAAGATCTATAACTTAGAAGTTAAAGCAAGGAGGTTCAAGTAAAACCACTAATATTGAAGGTCCTAAAATGCCAATTGGAAACTATATTTACTAGCAACAGGTTCATTTAAATGGCAAGTTAGTCATTTTTGCATTGGAAATATGTGGATTTAAATGGCAAGTTTATAGCTTTTGCATTGACCATGAAAATCAATCAGTAAAATTCTGTAGATGGAAATTGTTCACAAACTACATCAAGCATTTCTCTTCCCCCCATAAAAGGATATAACATACAAATCGATTATGCAAAAGACAATACTGTCTTAAAAGAAGTGAATGCTTACAGCTGACGTCCATGCAATGTCATTATTGCAAGTGATGCAGCAGCTCGATCATGATAATCCACAAAACCATATGATGACTGAAATGTTACAACAAAACCAtcagataaaaaattatcaagggAGAAACGCAGTGCAAAGATGGTGTACAAGATCAACAAAAAAATGCAATACCTTATCCTTTCTGATAAGCTTGCATCCAGCAAGAGAACCAACACTTTGGAAGACTTCAGCAAGAAGCTTCTCAGTAACATTTACATGTATATTTCCTACATACCTGAATTCGTCAAGCTATCAGATCGATTAGACGAGAAAGTGGAATTgaattaaacataaaaatggacagaaaaataaatatcccATAAAAAGACGAAGGACCACCCATAGCACTCACACACTGCGGCATGTAGATGGATCAAATCCAGGAGGCAAATTTCCACTTGGTATAGGTTCCATCTGCAAAATTCAAAAGTAGAATTCAGATTAAGAAATATAAACTTAACCTTCAGAAACTCTAATACAGCATccaagatgattttttttttttttcccctaaaagaaaaaaaaaattccccaaAATGACACCAAACCCAATTCAGAGTCTAGACCATTAGCAAGAAAATAATCACTTGCATAGAAATACCTAGATCAGTAAACACTCTTAAaaagtaatataccaaataccCATCATAATGACCAAAAGCTAGCAGTTTGACTCATATCCCAAACCATTGTTTTCAAGGAAACTGCTTAGCAGAGGAAAAAAGAACCTTACAAGGAAGCAAAATTCGGTATCAAAAATGGTTTAAAGCCGTAAAATGATACCCAATTCAAGTAAAACAAAGAAGACGAATATGAGATGAAAATTAGAAATACCCAATAAATAGATCCTCAGTTTTCGTGAACAAAGAACACCAGAGGATGCTAACCTGAGTCATCGCAGCGGCGAGAACACCAGGATGATACATATGCTGTTGCTGAAGCAAGGCTTGCTGCATCACTGCTTGATGTTGTTGCTGTTGATGTTGAAACTTCAATCTCTGTTGCATATTATTTTTTCCACttcctactatatatatatatatatatatatatatatttttccccttttttaagCTTTTGTCACAACAGTGAGAGGAAAAAAACACAGATCAAAACCCAGATTAGTTTCTGTTTGAATACCGAGAAAGTGCGGGAAtatttagaaagaaaataagaaaaaagaaaaaggagtcGATACAAAATTTTTGCAATTGTCGGGCAGAATCTATAGGATTCTCTCGAATTCTCTTTAGCTTTTGTTCGTTTCTTCtgttgaaaaaaacaaaaggaaaaaaaaaatctaaatgtgattgaaaatattaagatttttaataataaaaaaattataattaataataataaaaagctcTCAAATAAATCGTacgaaagaaaaatataataatttaaagaaagaaaatggaaattaCATAGGGATGGAAATACAGCTTCGTTCGGTGACGATGATGAAACTTTCTCCGACTGAAAGAACCAGTCCCAATCGGGTTCGGGTAGATTGTCCTTCACTTCCacacaaaaattattattgctattgcttttttttttttttttttacacttcttctttctaaaaaaacaaaagaaaaaactatttttcctgtcggataaaataataaagttctAAATTATATCCCTAAATTTTATTGACCTTAATTTGtattatttccctttttttgtttgactataaatttttttttgcttaaaaatttattcatatGAAACATGAACGATAGATTTAAGAATTATTTCCACTAGAATCATAAACAGTAAGGGACTACAAATTCATGTTCTATAAGAACTACAATGGCGGCCCACTAGCCCAGATTAATAACAATGGCGGCCCACCAGCcctacaaatttttatttattttcttttttttccaatttattattacttttataaggaataaataattagaaaacCTCTAAACAATTTCTCAAGAGTTATATAAAAATTGGGCATTTAAACGTATTATTGTCAATATTAtcacaatataaataaataaataatgagaaCAATTGTATTAAACTTTCACAGTTTACAAAAATGAAGATCTTATGATCTTTAAGGTTATAACATCTataccaacaaaaataaatgtttatgATTACATTCTCATCAAATTTTGATCCCTAAGTAGCCTTTTCTCACctgtaaaaagttaaaaaaaaaataataataataatactaataaattgaaaattgaaaattgaacctGTAAAAAAGCTATATAAAATTACAACAGAAAATAATCAAGTCTTTGTCCTATGAAAAAGAATCACAAAGCAGGCTATGGATGCCCAGTTACTTCCTGTGGTCAATTCATGATTTAGCTTGTGAAAGGGCAAAAGAACCACCAAGCCAACAAAAAATTATCCTGCTGAGCTAAAGCcaaaaatttggtttgtaaagCAACCGGCCTAACAAGTACCATTAGAAAAAGCTTGCAACCCTCTGTAACTAACCAGTGGCTTCAATGGCTTCAATGGCTTCTTCAACCTTTGGCTTACTCTTAGGTCGACCACACCGTCTTACATCTTTACCTGATAAAAGCTCCAATGCTTTCTCGAGGGTGACATCGTTTGGTTTCACATTCTGCAAGTGCATTATGTCAGATTATCAAAAACATTATTCTTGGTAAATGTTTGTGTTTAACATTCTCGTTTGATCACTGTCATACAGCTTGAATAAGCTTAAAAAGAATATACCTTCGGAACAGATGCAATAGTGCGTCGATGTCGAACGGCAAATCCAACCCTGGCCAACTTTAAGATCACTGGTTCACCATCATTTGGATGATTCCCCTGATAAGAGATTAGCAGAAGAAATAATGATTTCAAggatattaatgaaaaaaaagaaatagaagttGATTAGGATAGTGAAAAGCACAAACCAGTGTCACAGGGTACCGCAACACCTCGAGGGCATCTTCGAGGGTAATAGAACCCACATCCTTTATctgaaacaaatcaaatttatctaaattttagGGCCTTATGAGTTCCAATTTAAAGCATTGGTATATGGTGCACTAGTATCTAAATCAACTATACATGAGCATAAGCACAAAGGGCATCATGTAGATAAGCATAGCACAGAACTTTTGGCAAAGCTCCTTGCAGAATAAGCATAAAAATTTTGGGAACACAAGATATCTAACTTCGCATACATGGAATTTCGTTCACTAAAGAAAACAAGTGACATACATGAGACACAGAGGCCCTTTTAGGTAAGTACCCCTTCCTGTCCTCACCAAGCTGTACATAGAATCCATAAGGACCGTTTTTCAAAAGaatctgaaaaagaaaaagcattatTTAGTGTCGACCtatgcaaagaaaaataaatatttttcttgagtaACTTAAAATTACACATTAAAAGAAACTAAATCAAAATCTCCTATTTACATGATTGATTCAATTAATTACTAAGAAAGCAATTATGATATTTCctaaataaggaaaataaacaTTTACATATAATTTCCTATCCTTCAAGTATTCTTAACCAACTAATACAAACATCAACGTTTTTTACCTTTTCACTAGAACCTGGATTAAGACCTAACAGTTTTGGCTCCTCCACACTATTGTTCTGAGGGgtaacttcttcttcctcttcttcttcaccaTATAATGTCTTGGCGATGTACCTATTTGCAGAAAACAACCCGCAGATTAGATAATAAATTCCTCTTGCCACAAGACAACTTGCATTAACAAAACAAATATGAATACTGTGATATTTTTTGCTAGTTTATGAAAGGTcaggttttattttttgaataattactAAGATCTATATTAGATGAACCCGGCACATACcaatcagattttttttttttttttttccccacataACATGGCCCACAGTGTATAAAAGGGCTTCACAACCGAGTTACAAGGTTTCCTTTCTAGTTTAGGATATACCTACAGTTAGGCTTAGTTTATATTGTTCTTAGTTGTTCCAATTTTTTCTTGCCATCTGTATCCATGAAAGTTTTAGGCGACTATTTGACTTGttttctcctctttctcttcttttctttttcctttttgcttttGGTTGTTGTTATTAGTCGAGCTCTTTGCTCACTGAAACCCAATTTTCAGTTACACAACAATCTGCTGCTAATAGCAACAAGCCCATAACCGAAAATCACAGATGAGTAACAACAAATACAGAATCAGAAACATACGCAAGCTTATCCTAGCATTTCATACTTACTTGCACCTTGGGTGTTGATCACAACCAATAAAATAGCCAGCACCAAACCGACTGACTTTGAAAATCAAAGTTCCTTCCATACAACTGAGATACATTAAGATGAAGATAGTAAAACAGTATTCCAGAAAAGATTAAACAATGCATCCATAAGCAGAGACAAGATACAGTGTTAAAGCAGTGTTCTAAACTTCAATTCAAAAAGTTGATCAGTATAAACCACAAGAAGTAACTttaaatataaaccaaaaaaacaaaagaaaaaaaaacaaagaataactTTCAATAGATCATCTGatgaaaaaataacaacatTGAAGCTGCACATCTTGAGTAAATCTTCACCTACAATAACCAATTTTAGGACTCATTTTTTTCTAGAGCAATCAGTTTGCATCATCTTCATGCTTATCATGTTAAATATAAGTTTAATGGGAGACTATGAGTTATTCCATAGTGAGCATGTGGACATCTTATCAGCCAATTATGGGTTATTAGAATTTACATGCTCACCATTCGATAAGGGTCTAAAAACAACTTAAATCAAGAGACAGGAAAAATGTATTAGGAACACTAGAACATTGTTTTTGCAAAGGAGCTAATAAAGCTCTTAAATAGAAAGTGCAAGACTAGTGCCAACAACTATAGTTCTATTACATCTCCAAAGAACAtcgacaaagaaaaaaatttgtcgTCGTTCTAagaattatcaatatttttcaaggTTTTAACTGATTATGTGAAGAATTCTCCAGTTTACTGAGATTATTACTGGCTAAAACGATTAAAGAAAGCAAAGAACTTTAACAATGGAGCTAAGCATGAACAAGACAATCTTTTTAAAAGTCACAATCTCAGCTCTATATCATAATAGATTTAGTATTCACTTGCCTCTACGACATAGAAAGAACAGGAATGCCTACCTTGGACATGCCCTGCTTTTGTCTGGGAGAGATGCAAACAAGAAATCCCCAAATTTTTTCTCTAACATCTTCTCAACCTGAATAGATATCAAACTAATCACAACTGTGGACATTCCTGAGAAAAGTTGAATATTACTTAGACTTGTACTCTAAGAAACAACCTCAACTTACCTGATGGATATGAACATTATTGGCACGGTCACAATAAGAGCTGAATCGGGTCCAATAATCTCTTAGGAGGCCTTTCCATTCCGTTAGACCAGCAGATACATTATCAAGCTAAAccaagagttaaaaaaaaaaaaaaaaaaagtcaatagcTGCAAAACTTCTGCAATTAGGAAAACTGACCATTCCAGAGCTAAAACCAGGGGGGGAAAACAGCTAGTAACTCCCCTTTAGGCAACTAAGGGAAACAGTTCTAGTAcctaatttcattattattcaaaataaataaattacctcAGTCTCCATATCAGCGGTGAAACTATAGTCTGTGACCTCAGAAAAATGGTGGCAGAGAAAAGCTGACACCTAAAAATTACCAAATGAAAAAAAGTTGGAAAATCAGCTCACAACAACCTGCCATCTTATCTAATGGAAAATATGTACAATTAATCACAGAATCCCAATAAGGCCTGCTAATTAACCAAAATTAGGCAACAATTAAAAAAGGTATGTACTATGAAAGCACATATCTTGGTAAAGGAAGATATGCACCTAGCCAACTTCATTACGATAATAATTTTACTCCACACCTACCCTATTACCATTTATCTTACTCTCATATATTGCCTCAGATTTAGGGTTCATCAGGAACAGTTTTACAAAAACATCTCATAGCAGCAGAGAGTTATAGTATTCAACAACAATCCCAACCCCCAAAAGATAATTGGCAGGAAAACAAGCTGCAGATACATACCATACGACCACGAAATTCTGGATATAATACACGGCTTTTCACAGTCACATAGCTCCTATTCTGTAGCCATAAAGAAATCAAAAGTCAAAATGCATGATAAAACTAGACAACTTTAAACAAGATAAGCGCATAACTTTCAATTCAACTCTTATAACATACCATTACCAGCACAAACTATACTTATATTTGTATAAGAAAACTTTAAAAGAATGTAAGTCATTTGCAACCCCATTATAATACCTGCAAAACTTTAATTGTAGCTGCATATGTTGAAGGTCTTCCTATCCCAAGTTCCTCCAATTTCTTAATCTgcaacaaaaaaacataaaaactttGGTGAGTTTTGCAATCTGCATAATGAGCATATAAATGCTGTGATTTCATCTTCAACTCTTATATAGTTAGCTTCCAACTTTCTAAATACATTCTTGCATCAGAAGTTTTCAGAATTCTTTATTGATAATAGataaacataacataatattagaAGTCTTCATTCTTGTCATTCCTTGCTTAACAAGGAAATGGAATTGAGATTTGAGACATATCTATAGACATCAATTAGGAATCTCTTAGGATTAAGGCTATCTTGTGATATCATGTGTACTCGAAAAAAGGAGTTCATCTTCCCCCATAATACCACACATGAACATGGGGGAATCTTTATTATAGCAAGGTGGGACTCTTTAAATGTCTCTAGTTTGGATTCCAGGTTCAGGTTGTATATCTTTTAGAGTTTTCTTTTTAGTTGAAAGCTTTCTACAAGTTTAAGTATTGAATATCATTTTTCTGATCCTTGTATCACCGTATCTCCACTTTAGAGTGGATTTTGCTATTATCACATAGACAACATAATGGGTCGAAGACCTTCTAGAAATATAAAGCATGTTTCAACTTTGCTATAAGCAATCTTACTTCCCTTAAAGACAGCTTTAACTGACTTCGTCATATTTCCACTTCTATGAAGTGTATTTCTTTACTACAGCTAAGGTTCATAACTTGTGAATGCTACTGGTATGTAGAATAGAGAAATTATACAATCTTACCAATGATCCTTCAGAGTAGCGTGGAGGAGCCTGGGTATGGTGTTGATTCGATTGTACTTCATGAATGAACAATGGATCACCAGACTACAAAAAGAGCAAGTTAATCAAGGTATACTCACAACATATCTACATGAAATTACAAATGTTCAACAGCAAAGTGAGTAGAAACTTGGTATATGAATTGAACAACACAATTAAAAGTGACCAAGCATATCATGCCTCACTAACATCAAAATATGCATTCACTATAAATTAAAGACAATACCTTCTTTACCAAAAGTTCAAGCAGACAAGTGCAACCTACACTACCCAGTCTATCAGGCATGATTAGAagtaaagaatttcaaacaagaAGTACTCATATGTTTATGTACCTTCAACAAATTGAGTGTTCCAAACACTTCATCACGATCATtcccttcattttcttcatatttGATTGCTTCAGCTTCTACATCCTAAAACCCATTGAAAATATGTGATGAACCTCATTGAAAACATGAAACACAAGCCAGAAAGTAGATGAACAAGTAAAGGGAATGCACACATCTGGTGAAGGCATATGGACGCCATTATGGTCTTTGCAAACAACAGCAA includes the following:
- the LOC107429919 gene encoding RNA-binding protein 208; this encodes MQQRLKFQHQQQQHQAVMQQALLQQQHMYHPGVLAAAMTQMEPIPSGNLPPGFDPSTCRSVYVGNIHVNVTEKLLAEVFQSVGSLAGCKLIRKDKSSYGFVDYHDRAAASLAIMTLHGRQLYGQALKVNWAYASNQREDTSGHFNIFVGDLSPEVTDATLYACFSVYNSCSDARVMWDHKTGRSKGYGFVSFRNQQDAQSAINDLTGKWLGNRQIRCNWAAKTTGSNEEKQINENQNAVVLTSGSTDGGQENSNEEVPENNPAYTTVYVGNLSHEVTQAELHCQFHALGAGVIEEVRVQRDKGFGFVRYNTHEEAALAIQMANGRIVRGKTMKCSWGSKPTPPGTSSNPLPPPAHPYQILPAAGLNQGYSPAELLAYQRQLALSQAAATSMALNSDGSQSMYDGYSNTSAVYYR
- the LOC107429950 gene encoding uncharacterized protein LOC107429950 isoform X3: MENLILASDPDREGEAIAWHIIEMLQQQDALREGLNVARVVFHEITEAAIKSSLLAPREIDVNLVHAYLARRALDYLIGFNVSPLLWRKLPGCQSAGRVQSAALALICDREMEIDEFKPQEYWSIETELNKKESGSRVNGISFSARLTTFNSERLSQFSISSHTEAKHIEQQISSEDFQVIRSKINKIRKNPPSPFITSTLQQDAANKLHFSSAYTMKLAQKLYEGVQLSDGTAAGLITYMRTDGLHISDEAVRGIRSLVIERYGQDFVSGSARKYFKKVKNAQEAHEAIRPTDISRLPSMLNGILDEDSLKLYTLIWSRTVACQMEPAIIEQIQVDIGNAVESIVFRSASSRVSFRGYQAVFEDVEAEAIKYEENEGNDRDEVFGTLNLLKSGDPLFIHEVQSNQHHTQAPPRYSEGSLIKKLEELGIGRPSTYAATIKVLQNRSYVTVKSRVLYPEFRGRMVSAFLCHHFSEVTDYSFTADMETELDNVSAGLTEWKGLLRDYWTRFSSYCDRANNVHIHQVEKMLEKKFGDFLFASLPDKSRACPSCMEGTLIFKVSRFGAGYFIGCDQHPRCKYIAKTLYGEEEEEEEVTPQNNSVEEPKLLGLNPGSSEKILLKNGPYGFYVQLGEDRKGYLPKRASVSHIKDVGSITLEDALEVLRYPVTLGNHPNDGEPVILKLARVGFAVRHRRTIASVPKNVKPNDVTLEKALELLSGKDVRRCGRPKSKPKVEEAIEAIEATG